In Glycine max cultivar Williams 82 chromosome 10, Glycine_max_v4.0, whole genome shotgun sequence, the DNA window tttcatttatttatttttttagaaaaattggcATACGTACAAAATCAATCTCCACTCTCCACTTGCTTACTTATTCATTTGCATTTATTAATAGAATATGTATCTATTAAATTAGGATCAGACAAGTCCATtggtctttaattttttaaggaacGTCTAACTCGCGTATTTTGTACGTATGccaatttatctaaaaaaaataaaataaatgaaaaggatAGATAATGAATAAGAATAAGCAAGACGTACAAAATAATCAAAGACagagatttaaaaatatatgatcatTTACAGAATCTAACAGTGAGAACATTTAAGAACCGAAAGCACAAGTAGTTGGCGAGAATGAAATTGCCTTAAAAAAAGTAGAGAAGAGAATGTAACGCTTCACTCCGCCTATATAATATGGAAAGTACTCACAAGTCACACGCTATATATACGAACTTTAATTTCCACTCATATGCACCTTTGTAGTTTGTACTAACACAAGCAGCAAGTGCTTGGTCTATATCCACAAACATGGTAGTTGGAGGTTCGAATACCGGTGTTCATGGATGGCGAGACATCAAGAGTCTCACCGTCCAAGTCATCACCGGGAGATGGTTCGTGGTGTTCGCCTCCTTTCTAATCATGGCCGCCGCTGGAGCCACCTACATGTTCGGTCTCTATTCCAGCGACATCAAAACAACCCTCGGTTACGACCAAACCACTCTCAATCTCCTCAGTTTCTTCAAGGACTTGGGCACCAACGTTGGGGTCATCTCAGGCCTAATCAACGAGGTCGCTCCACCTTGGGTTGTCCTCGCCATTGGTGCCATCCTCAACTTCTTTGGCTACTTCATGATTTGGCTTTCCGTCACCCAAAAAATAGCCAAACCCAAAGTGTGGCAGATGTGTCTCTACATCTGCATAGGCGCTAACTCTCAGACCTTCGCCAACACTGGTTCCCTTGTCACTTGTATCAAGAACTTTCCAGAAAGAAACGGGGTCGTGTTAGGTATCCTCAAAGGTTACCTCGGTCTTAGTGGTGCAATCATCACACAACTCTACTCTGCCATATACTATGATGACACAAGGGCTTTGATTTTGCTCATAGCTTGGCTCCCCGCTGCTATTTCCTTCGCTTCCCTTCGAACCATTCGCTACATGAAGCCTGTTAGGCAGCCTAATGAGCTCAATGTTTTCTACAAGTTTCTGTATATTTCTCTTGGCCTTGCTGGGTTTCTTTTGGTCATGATCACTGTACAGAAAAGGGTCAACTTCACTCAGAGTGAGTTTGGTGTCAGCTCTGCTATGGTGCTCTTTCTGCTCCTCCTCCCACTTGCTGTTGTTTCTATGGAGGAATATAAGGTCTGGCAGAGTAAAAGGCTCGCTTTGGTTGACCCCTCCCCGGTGAAAATAGTAACCGATCAGGGTGAAAAGGTGAAACCCAATGAGACTACTGATGGTAGCAGCAATTCACTTTCTTCCAATGATACCAGGTGGTGGGAAAATGTTTTTAGTCCACCAGCAAGAGGTGAGGACTATACAATACTTCAGGCGCTATTCAGCATCGACATGTGGATACTATTCATATGTAGCATATTTGGTATTGGTGGCACGTTGACCGCAATAGATAACCTTGGTCAGATAGGAAAGTCGCTTAGATACCCAAAGAAAAGCATAAGCACTTTCGTGTCCCTAGTAAGCATTTGGAATTATCTAGGAAGGGTTTTCGCTGGATTTGTTTCTGAACATTATCTACAAAAGTACAAGTTCCCTCGTCCTCTCATGCTTACACTAACCATGCTCTTGTCATGTGCTGGTCACCTTCTGATTGCATTTGACGTGCCAAATGGTCTTTATGCGGCTTCGGTGATTATTGGGTTTTGTTTTGGCGCACAGTGGCCTTTACTTTTTGCCATTATATCCGAGCTTTTTGGACATAAATATTATGCAACTTTGTATAACTTTGGAAGTGCAGCAAGTCCACTAGGGCTATATGTGCTTAATGTGGTGATGACTGGGCATTTGTATGACAAAGAAGCCAAGAAGCAACTTGCGGAATTGGGGCTTGAGAGAAAGGAAGGACAGGAATTGAACTGCATTGGGATCCATTGCTTCAAGTTATCCTTCATTATTATCACAGCTGCTACTTTCTTTGGTGTTATTGTTTCACTCATCTTGGTAGCTAGGACAAGAACCTTTTACAAAAGTGACATATACAAGAGATACCGGGATGCTGCAGCCACGGTGACAGAAGCTGAAATGGCGAAGGTGGAGAACGGAAACAACGCAAAGAAAGATGAGAAACATGTGGTGCCAACTCAGGAGTAAGACTATTGGCAAAGGATGATGCTGTTGTAGCTCAAGGTGCAAACAAGAAACTAATTGATTAATGATGTGGTCATACCTCATACATGATATACAATGTAATAAGTGTGTATCATTATGTTTTTGCTAAATTTTATTTGCCGTGATGTTTACCTTTCGTTTTCTTTGTCACACAAAACGAAGTCCCCTTTTTTTCGCCTGTATTCTAGAAAacgagtaaaataaaataatagaaacgTGATTGCCGTATTATTGCAATTGTTGATGTAGTTTAATGCAAATTTTTGCTCATTTAATTATCACATGCAAGTGGTTGGATAATGCCTAATTCACAAAACGGGAAGTGTTTATCTACTTTAAGGCTGGCTGCTGCTATATATAGTACATAGTGTATACgtttcttaatttatatcatGCATGAATATGGtctgtaaataaaatctcaggTTTATAAATGGAACAAGCTAGACTTTGATCATTAGCTGGCACCAGCCACCATCTTTAGAAAGTCTAGTCTAAACTTAATATGAATCGGATTGAAACTATCCATCTCAAAGTATCCCCATTTTCCTCTCCCACCAACCATTTAATGCCAtggcaattaaaaaaataaaaatttaaattttcacgtTAAAACGTGGTTAAGGGTCTTCGTTGACCCACGACTTTCTTTTCCATTAAACTCACAGTTTGTTGCCTAGAAACGTCTTGTAGATCTGGTTCCAGTAGGAAAGCGGATTTCCGTGGCTTCTCGTGTTTGAAGTCAACAAACCTATACTACTTCTTCCCTATTTATTGATTATCTTGCTCTATGTCCTTTGATTTGGGAAAGAATTCCCGAAAGGTATGAGAAACTCAATCAACACAATAACACATGGGAGAATCGGTGGAGCAATGGAAAGAAAATATGGAGAGTTTgttgttggaaaaaaaatgaccAGATAAGGGGAGGGAGACAGTGAAGTGGCTGGGAAAAGATCAGAGAAGGAGGGAGTCACACAAGAGGAAGAGAAGGGTAGAATGCTTAACAAGTTTATTTTTTCCAAGTTAAAATACCTTACCCTTTATCGTTTACTGATACAATTACTTTtcttgagaaacaaaaagtcAGAGATGTGAGATAAACAGGTTATCAACATTTCACAGCTGTGTCTTTGACAAAAAACTCTTGGTAAATTATATGTATGTTTGGATATCTGCCAA includes these proteins:
- the LOC732549 gene encoding nitrate and chloride transporter, which produces MVVGGSNTGVHGWRDIKSLTVQVITGRWFVVFASFLIMAAAGATYMFGLYSSDIKTTLGYDQTTLNLLSFFKDLGTNVGVISGLINEVAPPWVVLAIGAILNFFGYFMIWLSVTQKIAKPKVWQMCLYICIGANSQTFANTGSLVTCIKNFPERNGVVLGILKGYLGLSGAIITQLYSAIYYDDTRALILLIAWLPAAISFASLRTIRYMKPVRQPNELNVFYKFLYISLGLAGFLLVMITVQKRVNFTQSEFGVSSAMVLFLLLLPLAVVSMEEYKVWQSKRLALVDPSPVKIVTDQGEKVKPNETTDGSSNSLSSNDTRWWENVFSPPARGEDYTILQALFSIDMWILFICSIFGIGGTLTAIDNLGQIGKSLRYPKKSISTFVSLVSIWNYLGRVFAGFVSEHYLQKYKFPRPLMLTLTMLLSCAGHLLIAFDVPNGLYAASVIIGFCFGAQWPLLFAIISELFGHKYYATLYNFGSAASPLGLYVLNVVMTGHLYDKEAKKQLAELGLERKEGQELNCIGIHCFKLSFIIITAATFFGVIVSLILVARTRTFYKSDIYKRYRDAAATVTEAEMAKVENGNNAKKDEKHVVPTQE